One window from the genome of Streptomyces sp. NBC_00708 encodes:
- a CDS encoding HAMP domain-containing histidine kinase — protein MSRRAAATRRRRRPRLPAWTATLTWKAAVFITVMCCVLAALLGVLVHTAVTRQTVGHAREKSLARLTEVSRAYEAGEALPPRSGADPPGLPGPLRTLAAGGRRGTMVGRLRGRPVMWAAAPADGGRALAAWTDYSQSARTINGLDGAIIGSSLLAIGATLLVGAFAVTRVTRRLHQTARVARRIGAGDLDARVDDPRTADPARRQDEVAVVAGALDTMAAALQRKLQAEQRFTADVAHELRTPLTGLSAAAELLPPGRPSELVQDRARALRALTEDLLEISRLDARTEHVDLDVHELAPLAARVAQGTDTVVEVTGEPVRVETDKRRLERVLGNLISNAHRHGRPPVVLTVDGPAVTVRDHGDGFPEYLTAGGPQRFRTEGGGKGHGLGLTIAAGQAEVMGAALTFGNAPDGGAVARLTLPHYVRLDGEAP, from the coding sequence GTGAGCCGCCGGGCGGCGGCGACGAGGCGGCGGCGCCGGCCGCGGCTGCCCGCCTGGACCGCGACGCTGACCTGGAAGGCCGCAGTGTTCATCACCGTGATGTGCTGCGTGCTCGCCGCGCTCCTCGGTGTTCTGGTGCACACCGCGGTCACCCGGCAGACGGTCGGCCACGCCCGCGAGAAGTCGCTCGCCCGGCTGACGGAGGTGTCGCGCGCGTACGAGGCGGGCGAGGCGCTGCCGCCGCGTTCCGGGGCCGATCCGCCGGGTCTGCCGGGGCCGCTGCGGACGCTGGCGGCGGGCGGGCGGCGCGGCACGATGGTCGGCCGGCTCCGCGGGCGGCCGGTGATGTGGGCCGCCGCCCCGGCGGACGGCGGTCGGGCGCTCGCGGCCTGGACCGACTACAGCCAGAGCGCCCGCACCATCAACGGCCTGGACGGGGCGATCATCGGCTCCTCGCTGCTGGCCATCGGCGCCACGCTGCTCGTCGGCGCGTTCGCCGTCACCCGGGTCACCCGGCGGCTGCACCAGACCGCGCGGGTGGCCCGGCGGATCGGGGCCGGCGACCTGGACGCCCGCGTCGACGACCCGCGCACGGCGGACCCGGCGCGCCGGCAGGACGAGGTCGCCGTCGTCGCCGGGGCGCTCGACACCATGGCCGCGGCGCTCCAGCGCAAGCTCCAGGCGGAGCAGCGGTTCACCGCCGATGTGGCGCACGAGCTGCGGACCCCGCTGACGGGTCTGTCGGCCGCCGCCGAACTGCTGCCGCCGGGCCGCCCGTCCGAGCTGGTGCAGGACCGGGCCCGCGCCCTGCGCGCCCTGACCGAGGACCTGCTGGAGATCTCGCGCCTGGACGCCCGCACCGAACACGTCGACCTGGACGTCCACGAACTGGCCCCGCTCGCCGCCCGCGTGGCCCAAGGCACGGACACCGTGGTCGAGGTCACCGGGGAGCCCGTGCGCGTCGAGACGGACAAGCGGCGCCTCGAACGCGTCCTGGGCAACCTGATCAGCAACGCGCACCGGCACGGCAGGCCGCCCGTGGTGCTGACCGTCGACGGCCCGGCGGTGACCGTACGGGACCACGGCGACGGCTTCCCGGAGTACCTGACGGCGGGCGGTCCACAGCGCTTCCGCACCGAGGGCGGCGGCAAGGGGCACGGCCTCGGGCTGACCATCGCCGCCGGCCAGGCCGAGGTGATGGGTGCCGCACTGACCTTCGGGAACGCGCCGGACGGCGGTGCGGTGGCCCGGCTGACGCTGCCTCACTACGTACGCCTGGACGGCGAGGCGCCATGA
- a CDS encoding zinc ribbon domain-containing protein: MIIFGTRGYLYQLAVLTLVCGWCGNPAAHTLRKRLTKFTLFFVPLFPISTKYATQCTFCGGEQRIPKEQADQLLAQHMAAQDGNPFGQAPQQGYASGASGQGQNPYQQ; encoded by the coding sequence ATGATCATTTTCGGCACGCGAGGTTATCTGTACCAGCTGGCGGTCCTGACGCTGGTCTGCGGCTGGTGCGGGAACCCGGCGGCGCACACGCTGCGCAAGCGGCTCACGAAGTTCACGCTGTTCTTCGTGCCGCTGTTCCCGATCTCGACCAAGTACGCCACGCAGTGCACGTTCTGCGGCGGCGAGCAGCGGATACCCAAGGAGCAGGCCGACCAGCTGCTCGCGCAGCACATGGCCGCGCAGGACGGCAACCCGTTCGGCCAGGCCCCGCAGCAGGGATACGCGTCGGGCGCGTCGGGCCAGGGGCAGAACCCGTACCAGCAGTGA
- a CDS encoding PBS lyase, with amino-acid sequence MFAGIDEVDWASMEHAYGPADDVPALLRGLASADPAERERALDGMYGAVHHQGDVYPCTLACIPFLFELVTDPSVPDRGDIVELLTSIGGIDLGEDDEAELDEEEAEGAANYAMAAAAVSANAGVFFALLADEDPGVRLSAPLALAALHDDPARVLALLRARLAAERADEVRFALVEAAGRLALRHRPLAGPVADWLGRLAAESHPPGLRLAALAQLARSAPHALPGDVASVVTGLLRQLRAFPGPGGARARTAEPLGPGAEAAPVTLLGQLRARSAGESAVRTAPWTADLLRTLHAGLDDRVAERAALLADQLRSPDPWQRIDAVRMTGGLMGGWRGSHTELVRLVGEQLAAPEPKVAEAASHVLEELFGLAAPAADALAARVAADPGAWVREWADGRPELGSAVRALSRLGDARALPALAAALDHPGVPYDVGPAIGFLGEAARPLTGALRRRLADVELDEHAYDRARPLLTGLTALRAGEAAPEVLRVLRDTGEFRGEWLRTAALRALASFGPAARCAVPELRALVRHPGTVEATEAAGALWAVEGDAGAVLPALIEGLASESVYARRAAAGALGRLGERAEVTAPRLRDLLRHEELWLRVDAAIALWEVSGRAAESVRVLLAAWEQNRHVRVRVAECLARMRPVGAGSEAARVLLAELTSVRRHNATDGVHGSHDTYTDEKLLALCRRALLGNTGKEPT; translated from the coding sequence GTGTTCGCGGGGATCGACGAGGTCGACTGGGCCTCGATGGAGCATGCCTACGGGCCGGCGGACGATGTGCCGGCCCTGCTGCGGGGGCTGGCGTCGGCCGATCCTGCGGAACGCGAACGCGCCCTGGACGGGATGTACGGGGCGGTGCACCACCAGGGCGATGTCTATCCGTGCACGCTCGCCTGCATCCCCTTCCTCTTCGAGCTGGTCACCGATCCCTCGGTGCCGGACCGGGGCGACATAGTCGAGCTGCTGACCAGCATCGGCGGCATCGACCTCGGCGAGGACGACGAGGCGGAGCTCGACGAGGAGGAGGCGGAGGGCGCGGCCAACTACGCGATGGCGGCGGCGGCCGTCTCCGCGAACGCCGGGGTCTTCTTCGCGCTGCTGGCCGACGAGGACCCGGGCGTACGGCTGAGCGCCCCGCTGGCGCTCGCCGCCCTGCACGACGACCCCGCCAGGGTGCTGGCCCTGCTGCGGGCCCGGCTGGCGGCGGAGCGGGCCGACGAGGTGCGGTTCGCGCTGGTCGAGGCGGCCGGGCGGCTCGCACTGCGCCATCGGCCGCTGGCCGGGCCGGTGGCCGACTGGCTGGGCCGGCTGGCCGCCGAGTCCCATCCGCCGGGGCTGCGGCTGGCGGCCCTGGCCCAGCTGGCGCGCAGCGCCCCGCACGCGCTGCCCGGTGACGTGGCCTCCGTGGTGACCGGCCTGCTACGGCAGCTGCGCGCGTTCCCCGGCCCCGGCGGCGCGCGGGCGCGGACCGCGGAACCGCTCGGTCCGGGCGCCGAGGCCGCCCCGGTGACGCTGCTCGGGCAGCTGCGGGCGCGGTCCGCCGGGGAGAGCGCGGTGCGGACCGCGCCGTGGACGGCCGATCTGCTGCGCACCCTGCACGCCGGGCTCGACGACCGGGTCGCCGAGCGGGCGGCGTTACTGGCCGACCAGCTGCGCAGCCCCGACCCCTGGCAGCGCATCGACGCCGTGCGCATGACCGGCGGGCTCATGGGCGGCTGGCGGGGTTCCCACACGGAGCTGGTGCGGCTGGTGGGCGAGCAGCTCGCCGCGCCCGAGCCCAAGGTCGCCGAGGCCGCCTCGCACGTGCTGGAGGAGCTGTTCGGTCTCGCCGCCCCGGCGGCGGACGCGCTGGCGGCACGGGTCGCGGCGGACCCGGGTGCGTGGGTGCGCGAGTGGGCGGACGGGCGGCCGGAGCTCGGCAGCGCGGTGAGGGCACTGTCCCGGCTCGGCGACGCCCGCGCCCTGCCCGCCCTGGCGGCGGCCCTCGACCACCCCGGGGTGCCGTACGACGTGGGCCCTGCCATCGGCTTCCTCGGCGAGGCCGCCCGGCCGCTGACCGGTGCGCTGCGGCGCCGGCTCGCGGATGTGGAGCTGGACGAGCACGCCTACGACCGGGCGCGCCCGCTGCTGACCGGGCTGACCGCGCTACGGGCGGGCGAGGCCGCGCCGGAGGTGCTGCGGGTGCTGCGCGACACCGGGGAGTTCCGGGGCGAGTGGCTGCGTACGGCGGCGCTGCGGGCGCTCGCCTCCTTCGGGCCCGCCGCCCGCTGCGCCGTTCCGGAGCTGCGGGCGCTGGTGCGGCACCCGGGGACGGTGGAGGCGACCGAGGCGGCGGGGGCCCTGTGGGCGGTGGAGGGGGACGCCGGCGCGGTGCTGCCCGCCCTGATCGAGGGGCTGGCGTCGGAGAGCGTGTACGCGCGGCGGGCCGCGGCGGGCGCGCTGGGCCGGCTGGGTGAGCGGGCGGAGGTGACCGCGCCCCGGCTGCGGGACCTGCTGCGCCATGAGGAGCTGTGGCTGCGGGTGGACGCGGCGATCGCTCTGTGGGAGGTTTCCGGGCGGGCCGCGGAGTCCGTCCGGGTGCTGCTGGCGGCCTGGGAGCAGAACCGTCACGTCCGGGTCCGGGTGGCGGAATGCCTGGCGCGGATGCGGCCCGTTGGTGCAGGGTCGGAGGCGGCGCGCGTGCTGCTCGCCGAACTCACCTCCGTACGCCGTCACAACGCCACGGACGGGGTTCACGGCAGCCACGACACGTACACCGACGAAAAGCTGCTGGCGCTCTGCCGCCGGGCGCTCCTGGGGAACACGGGGAAGGAACCCACATGA
- the ligD gene encoding non-homologous end-joining DNA ligase, which yields MTPITEVEGRRLSLSNLDKVLYPATGTTKGEVLHYYAATAATVLLAHLRDRPVSFLRYPDGPEGQLFFTKNPPPGTPSWVRRAPVPHRESEPSEQVVVQDLASLMWAANLVVEFHTPQWRAGAPAVADRLVFDLDPGAPATVVECCRVALWLRERLAEDGLTAYGKTSGSKGLHLLVPIIPTDSAAVSAYAKGLAVRAERELADLVVHRMRRALRPGKVFVDFSQNAAAKTTATPYTLRARAEPSVSAPVTWAEIEGCRSPGDLVFLAGDLAGRLDRHGDLLAPLCDPGAGRPVPEVS from the coding sequence ATGACGCCGATCACCGAGGTGGAGGGGCGACGGCTGTCCCTGAGCAACCTCGACAAGGTGCTGTATCCGGCCACCGGCACCACGAAGGGCGAGGTGCTGCACTACTACGCGGCCACGGCGGCCACGGTGCTGCTCGCGCATCTGCGGGACCGGCCGGTGTCGTTCCTGCGCTATCCGGACGGACCGGAGGGGCAGCTGTTCTTCACGAAGAACCCGCCGCCCGGTACTCCGTCCTGGGTACGCCGGGCCCCGGTGCCGCACCGCGAGAGCGAGCCGTCCGAGCAGGTGGTCGTCCAGGACCTGGCCTCCCTGATGTGGGCCGCCAACCTGGTGGTGGAGTTCCACACCCCGCAGTGGCGGGCCGGGGCGCCCGCGGTGGCCGACCGGCTGGTGTTCGACCTGGACCCGGGGGCGCCCGCCACGGTCGTGGAGTGCTGCCGGGTCGCGCTGTGGCTGCGGGAGCGGCTGGCCGAGGACGGCCTGACGGCGTACGGGAAGACCTCGGGCTCCAAGGGCCTGCATCTGCTGGTCCCGATCATCCCGACGGACTCGGCGGCGGTGTCGGCGTACGCGAAAGGGCTGGCCGTCCGTGCGGAACGGGAGCTGGCGGACCTGGTGGTGCACCGGATGCGGCGGGCGCTGCGGCCGGGCAAGGTGTTCGTCGACTTCAGCCAGAACGCCGCCGCGAAGACCACCGCCACGCCCTACACCCTGCGCGCCCGCGCCGAGCCGTCCGTCTCGGCGCCGGTGACCTGGGCGGAGATCGAGGGCTGCCGCTCCCCCGGTGACCTGGTTTTCCTGGCGGGCGACCTGGCCGGCCGGCTGGACCGGCACGGCGATCTGCTCGCGCCGCTGTGCGACCCCGGGGCGGGCCGCCCGGTCCCGGAGGTCTCGTAG
- a CDS encoding Ku protein, which yields MRSIWNGAISFGLVSIPIKLVNATENHSISFRQIHAEDGGRIRYRKVCELDGEEVTPAEIGKAYEDADGTMIPITDEDLSHLPLPTAKTIEIVAFVPADAIDPLQMDAAYYLSANGVPAAKPYTLLREALKRSRKVALAKYALRGRERLGMLRVVDDVIAMHGLLWPDEIRAPEGVAPESDVTVRDAELDLADALMDTLGEVDMDSLHDDYREAVEELIAAKASGEAPEPAEKGAKGGGKVIDLLAALESSVKAAKEARGEEGEESVADVTHLADHKASGADKKPAAGGAAKKSASSPKTGGGKKSTSSGTGKTAAKKTASKSTAKKTAAKKTTAKKQSGSRSAASRKRASA from the coding sequence GTGAGGTCCATCTGGAACGGCGCCATCTCCTTCGGGCTGGTCAGCATCCCGATCAAGCTGGTCAACGCCACCGAGAACCACTCGATCTCCTTCCGGCAGATCCATGCCGAGGACGGCGGGCGCATCCGCTACCGCAAGGTGTGCGAGCTGGACGGGGAGGAGGTGACCCCGGCCGAGATCGGCAAGGCGTACGAGGACGCCGACGGCACGATGATCCCGATCACCGACGAGGACCTGAGCCATCTGCCGCTGCCCACCGCCAAGACCATCGAGATCGTCGCCTTCGTCCCGGCCGACGCGATCGACCCGCTCCAGATGGACGCGGCGTACTACCTCTCCGCCAACGGCGTCCCGGCCGCGAAGCCGTACACCCTGCTGCGCGAGGCCCTGAAGCGGAGCCGGAAGGTGGCCCTCGCCAAGTACGCGCTGCGCGGGCGCGAGCGCCTGGGCATGCTGCGGGTCGTCGACGACGTGATCGCCATGCACGGGCTGCTCTGGCCGGACGAGATCCGCGCCCCCGAGGGCGTCGCCCCGGAGTCCGACGTGACGGTGCGCGACGCGGAGCTGGATCTCGCGGACGCGCTGATGGACACCCTCGGCGAGGTCGACATGGACTCGCTGCACGACGACTACCGCGAGGCGGTCGAGGAGCTGATCGCGGCGAAGGCGTCGGGCGAGGCCCCGGAGCCCGCCGAGAAGGGCGCGAAGGGCGGCGGCAAGGTCATCGACCTGCTCGCCGCGCTGGAGAGCAGCGTCAAGGCCGCGAAGGAGGCCCGCGGCGAGGAGGGCGAGGAGTCCGTGGCAGACGTCACGCACCTCGCCGACCACAAGGCGTCCGGTGCCGACAAGAAGCCCGCGGCCGGCGGGGCCGCCAAGAAGTCCGCCTCCTCCCCGAAGACCGGCGGCGGCAAGAAGTCCACGTCGAGCGGTACGGGCAAGACGGCGGCGAAGAAGACCGCCTCCAAGAGCACCGCGAAGAAGACGGCCGCGAAGAAGACGACGGCCAAGAAGCAGAGCGGGTCCAGGAGCGCGGCGTCCCGCAAGCGCGCTTCCGCCTGA
- a CDS encoding serine hydroxymethyltransferase, translating to MTVSVPAQPRHPALTAADPELAALVTAEERLQADTLRLIPSENYVSAAVLEASGTVLQNKYSEGYPGKRYYEGQQVIDQVETLTAGRARALFGMDHANVQPYSGSPANLAVYLAFLKPGDTVLGMSLPMGGHLTHGWGVSATGTWFNGVQYGVRRDTGRVDLDEVRDLALAERPKLIFCGGTAVPREIDFAGFAEIAREVGAVLVADIAHIAGLVAGGAHPSPAPHVDVVSTTTHKTLRGPRGAMLLSRAEHARALDRAVFPGLQGGPHNQTTAAIGVALKEAATPEFRAYAHAVVANARALGEALAARGFDLVSGGTDNHLLLVDLTGKDIPGKPAAKALDRAGIVANYNAVPYDPRKPFDPSGIRLGTPALTSRGVPVSEMATVAGWIDRAITAARTGDEAAITKIRAEVKALMEGYPAPGLPVARA from the coding sequence GTGACCGTGTCCGTACCCGCCCAGCCCCGCCACCCCGCCCTGACGGCGGCCGACCCCGAACTCGCCGCCCTGGTGACCGCCGAGGAGCGGCTCCAGGCCGACACCCTGCGCCTGATCCCGAGCGAGAACTACGTCTCCGCCGCCGTGCTCGAAGCGTCCGGCACCGTGCTCCAGAACAAGTACTCCGAGGGCTACCCCGGCAAGCGCTACTACGAGGGCCAGCAGGTCATCGACCAGGTCGAGACGCTGACCGCCGGCCGCGCCCGTGCCCTCTTCGGCATGGACCACGCCAACGTCCAGCCGTACTCCGGCTCCCCGGCCAACCTCGCCGTCTACCTGGCGTTCCTCAAGCCCGGCGACACCGTGCTCGGCATGTCGCTGCCGATGGGCGGCCACCTCACGCACGGCTGGGGCGTCTCCGCCACCGGCACCTGGTTCAACGGCGTCCAGTACGGCGTGCGCCGCGACACCGGCCGCGTCGACCTGGACGAGGTCCGCGACCTGGCCCTCGCCGAACGCCCGAAGCTCATCTTCTGCGGCGGCACCGCCGTGCCCCGCGAGATCGACTTCGCGGGCTTCGCGGAGATCGCCCGCGAGGTGGGCGCGGTCCTGGTCGCCGACATCGCCCACATCGCGGGCCTGGTCGCGGGCGGCGCCCACCCCTCGCCCGCCCCGCACGTGGACGTCGTCTCCACCACGACGCACAAGACCCTGCGCGGTCCGCGCGGCGCGATGCTGCTGAGCCGCGCCGAACACGCCCGCGCCCTGGACCGCGCCGTCTTCCCCGGGCTCCAGGGCGGCCCGCACAACCAGACCACGGCGGCCATCGGCGTCGCCCTGAAGGAGGCGGCCACCCCGGAGTTCCGCGCCTACGCCCACGCGGTGGTGGCCAACGCCCGCGCGCTGGGCGAGGCGTTGGCGGCCCGAGGCTTCGACCTGGTCTCCGGCGGCACGGACAACCACCTGCTGCTGGTGGACCTCACCGGCAAGGACATCCCCGGCAAGCCGGCGGCCAAGGCCCTGGACCGCGCGGGCATCGTCGCCAACTACAACGCGGTGCCCTACGATCCGCGCAAGCCGTTCGACCCGTCGGGCATCCGCCTCGGGACGCCCGCGCTGACGTCGCGGGGCGTCCCGGTCTCGGAGATGGCCACGGTCGCGGGCTGGATCGACCGCGCGATCACGGCCGCCCGCACGGGCGACGAGGCCGCGATCACGAAGATCCGCGCCGAGGTGAAGGCCCTGATGGAGGGGTACCCGGCACCGGGGCTGCCGGTGGCCCGAGCCTGA
- a CDS encoding response regulator: MLVVDDNKVIRQLIRVNLELEGFEVVTAGDGVECLDLVHRVRPDVITLDVVMPRLDGLQTATRLRSDPRTGHLPLAIISACTPYEVDNGVAAGVDAFLAKPFEPSELVRLVRRLMERGRAPVFDGGPGAGRAESSAG, encoded by the coding sequence GTGCTTGTTGTCGACGACAACAAGGTCATCCGGCAGTTGATCAGGGTCAACCTCGAGCTGGAGGGCTTCGAGGTCGTGACCGCGGGCGATGGTGTCGAGTGTCTGGATCTGGTGCACCGGGTCCGCCCCGACGTGATCACGCTCGATGTCGTCATGCCCCGGCTCGACGGCCTCCAGACCGCCACCCGGCTGCGGTCCGACCCGCGCACCGGGCATCTGCCGCTCGCGATCATCAGCGCCTGCACACCGTACGAGGTGGACAACGGGGTCGCCGCCGGGGTCGACGCGTTCCTCGCCAAGCCCTTCGAGCCGAGCGAACTGGTGCGGCTCGTGCGCCGGCTGATGGAGCGGGGCCGGGCGCCCGTGTTCGACGGTGGACCGGGTGCCGGGCGGGCGGAGAGCTCCGCCGGCTGA